Proteins co-encoded in one Chrysemys picta bellii isolate R12L10 chromosome 13, ASM1138683v2, whole genome shotgun sequence genomic window:
- the GNAS gene encoding guanine nucleotide-binding protein G(s) subunit alpha isoforms short isoform X6, translated as MWNSFLDKIDIVKQNEYTPSDQDLLRCRVLTSGIFETKFQVDKVNFHMFDVGGQRDERRKWIQCFNDVTAIIFVVASSSYNMVIREDNQTNRLQEALNLFKSIWNNRWLRTISVILFLNKQDLLAEKVLAGKSKIEDYFPEFARYTTPEDATPEPGEDPRVTRAKYFIRDEFLRISTASGDGRHYCYPHFTCAVDTENIRRVFNDCRDIIQRMHLRQYELL; from the exons ttttctaGACAAGATTGACATAGTCAAACAAAATGAATATACACCATCTGACCAG GACCTGCTGAGATGCAGAGTTTTGACATCAGGAATTTTTGAAACCAAGTTTCAGGTGGACAAAGTAAACTTTCA CATGTTTGATGTTGGAGGGCAGCGAGATGAACGCCGAAAATGGATCCAATGTTTCAATG ATGTGACTGCTATCATATTTGTGGTGGCCAGCAGTAGCTACAACATGGTTATACGAGAGGACAATCAGACCAATCGGCTTCAAGAAGCACTAAACCTCTTCAAGAGTATCTGGAACAACAG GTGGCTACGGACCATTTCAGTAATTCTTTTCCTGAATAAACAGGATTTGCTAGCAGAGAAAGTTTTGGCAGGGAAATCTAAAATTGAAGACTACTTTCCAGAATTTGCTCGCTACACTACACCAGAGGATG CAACACCAGAGCCTGGTGAGGATCCCAGAGTTACAAGGGCCAAGTATTTTATTAGAGATGAGTTTCTT AGAATCAGCACAGCAAGTGGAGATGGAAGACATTACTGCTATCCTCACTTCACCTGTGCAGTGGATACAGAAAACATCCGGAGGGTTTTCAATGACTGTCGGGACATTATTCAACGGATGCACCTTCGCCAATATGAGTTGTTGTGA